In the genome of Arthrobacter sp. PAMC25284, the window GCACTTCTTCTACCGCTTCCGCGAGGGCGAATCCGGCTCCGATGTGTACGACCGGATCTCCTCCTTTATGGAGACCCTCTACCGGCACTGGTCCAAGCCCAGCTACGCACCGAATGCGCTGTTTGTGACGCACGGGCTGACCATGCGGCTGTTCTGCATGCGCTGGTTCCACTGGTCTGTGGAGTATTTTGAGTCCCTCAACAACCCGGAAAACGCCGAAGTCCGGACACTGCTGCGGACGACGGGCGGCAAATACGAGCTGGACAAGCCGTTTACCCAGTGGGAGCAGCGGCGCGTGGATGAGACGGTCCTGGACGCCCCGCCCATGTTCTTCTAGCGCACCCGCTGCGGGACGCCGGCCCGCCACACGGCGTGGGTCAGCGGGATGCCCGGCCGGTAGGCCAGATGGGTGGCCGACGGCGCATTCAACAGGTGCAGGTCGGCGCGGTGCCCGACGGCGATCGAGCCCACCGCGCGTTCGCCGTCGACGTCGTTCCCTCGCTCCCGTCCCAGCGCCAGGGCGCCGCCGTAGGTCGCGGCGCGCACCGCTTCCTGCACGCTGAGGCGCATCTGCAGCACGGCCGTGGTGACGCAGAACGCCATCGACGACGTATATGAGGTGCCCGGGTTGCAGTTGGAGGCCAGGGCAATCTGCACGCCGGCGTCGAGCAGTTCCCGTGCCGGGGCCAGCGGCTGCCGGGTGGACAAATCGCAGGCCGGCAGGCAGGTCGCCACAGTGCCTCGGGGTCCGCTTCCCGACGAACCTCCCGCAGCACCGTCGCCGGCATTCCAGCCGGACCAGCTGGCTGCGAGGGCCTCGACGTCGGCGGCGGCGAGGTAGTTCACGTGGTCGACACTTGCAGCACCGAACTCCACCGCGAGCCGTACCCCCGGCCCCTCGCCGAGCTGGTTGCCGTGGACACGGAGCCCCAGCCCGGCCTCCCGGCACGCCTGGAGCACCCTGCGGGACTGGTCCTCGCTGAAGGCACCCCGTTCGCAGAAGACATCGGCCCATTGCACGTAGGGCCGGACCGCGGCCAGCATGGGACCGCAGACGAGGTCCGTGTATTCCCCGGCGTCCGCTCCAGCGGGCACCAGGTGCGCGCCGAGATAGGTGACCTCGTCCGCCACGGTGGACGCGATCCGGGCGCTCCGGGCCTCGTTCTCCACGTCCAGGCCATAGCCGGTCTTGGTCTCCAGGTACGTGGTTCCTTGCGAGACGGCCTCCGCGACCCGTCCCAGGGCGAGCCGGGTGAGGTCGAAGTCACTAGTAGCTCTGGTGGCCCCGGTGGTCACGGCAATGCCGCCGGCGCTGTAGCTCTCCCCCGCCATCCTGGCCTCAAACTCGGCGGTGCGGTCCCCGGCAAAAATCAAATGGGTATGCGAATCCACCCAGCCCGGCAGCACGGCCCGGCCCGCCGCATCCACCGCCTCATCCGCGGCCGGGGCCCCGGCCGCAGCGCCAATCCACGCGATCCGCTCGCCTTCGATCACCACTGCCGCGTCGCGGAGGACACGCTGCTCAGCGTCCTGGGTCATCAGCTCGGCGATGTTGGTGATGAGGGTACTCATGCGTCCATTCTTCAGCGCCGGATGGACCAGCGGGTGGCAGCCAGCGCCTCGATTGTCCGGGATTCCAGATCGTTGGTGCCGGCGGGTGTCGCGGCTCCACCT includes:
- a CDS encoding amidohydrolase family protein — encoded protein: MSTLITNIAELMTQDAEQRVLRDAAVVIEGERIAWIGAAAGAPAADEAVDAAGRAVLPGWVDSHTHLIFAGDRTAEFEARMAGESYSAGGIAVTTGATRATSDFDLTRLALGRVAEAVSQGTTYLETKTGYGLDVENEARSARIASTVADEVTYLGAHLVPAGADAGEYTDLVCGPMLAAVRPYVQWADVFCERGAFSEDQSRRVLQACREAGLGLRVHGNQLGEGPGVRLAVEFGAASVDHVNYLAAADVEALAASWSGWNAGDGAAGGSSGSGPRGTVATCLPACDLSTRQPLAPARELLDAGVQIALASNCNPGTSYTSSMAFCVTTAVLQMRLSVQEAVRAATYGGALALGRERGNDVDGERAVGSIAVGHRADLHLLNAPSATHLAYRPGIPLTHAVWRAGVPQRVR